A part of Oncorhynchus clarkii lewisi isolate Uvic-CL-2024 chromosome 17, UVic_Ocla_1.0, whole genome shotgun sequence genomic DNA contains:
- the LOC139369989 gene encoding mucin-3B-like translates to MTLFIPDMAGRLFLLILLFDTFQFLKAKDLPQPSLTVIPAVIKERDSVQLNCQTPPSVSECYFKMAGQVEFTLPSACQQTLTGTLLVRWTGQSSPAEVKIQCQYSATGSQFRSIYSEPSTVTIQDIPQLTVSSTVIRETESVQLSCETPPSLPVSHCYFNIEGKNLLDSLCTQTITGTELLKRSGPTFPAVVKVKCYYAVWKSHTSPFSDPVSVTVQDPKPDITIKFDEDFNIICLIPGSVSPDTTCYLYVGEESQPSFTAPIKKRKTTSASGQQFCQFTPKHSDLISRLQSVRHKEVSCDYRVSSGPNSLSPRSDGYSFAHLVGVHISDPTTIQTPSIAVSLTPGPRSTLPPSTTVSPTEDTTVTTTRPTVCCTLTTDTPASPTERGQSSTESEVESNSQESILVGQLWQAVLGVASGVGVFLVGLTAICLCRRTSEYI, encoded by the exons ATGACATTGTTCATCCCTGATATGGCTGGTCGTCTGTTTTTGCTCATCCTCCTTTTCG ATACCTTCCAGTTCCTCAAAGCCAAAG ATCTTCCTCAGCCCAGTCTAACAGTGATTCCTGCAGTCATCAAAGAGAGAGACTCAGTTCAGCTGAACTGTCAgactcctccatctgtctctgagTGTTACTTCAAAATGGCTGGGCAAGTGGAATTCACCCTTCCATCAGCCTGTCAACAGACACTCACAGGAACACTACTGGTGAGGTGGACAGGTCAGAGTTCACCAGCTGAGGTCAAAATACAATGTCAGTACAGTGCTACAGGTTCACAGTTTAGATCCATATACAGTGAGCCTTCAACAGTCACAATTCAGG ACATTCCTCAGCTGACAGTGAGTTCTACAGTCATCAGAGAAACAGAATCAGTTCAGCTGAGTTGTGagactcctccatctctccctgtgtctcactGTTACTTCAACATAGAGGGGAAGAATCTTCTAGACTCATTGTGTACGCAGACAATAACAGGAACTGAGCTGCTCAAGAGGTCTGGTCCAACATTTCCAGCTGTGGTCAAAGTGAAGTGTTACTATGCTGTATGGAAGTCTCACACATCTCCTTTTAGTGACCCTGTCTCAGTCACTGTTCAGG ATCCAAAACCAGACATTACAATCAAATTTGATGAGGACTTCAACATCATCTGTTTGATTCCTGGATCCGTCAGTCCTGACACCACCTGTTACCTGTATGTTGGAGAGGAGAGTCAGCCATCCTTCACAGCACCGATCAAGAAGAGAAAAACCACCTCAGCATCCGGACAGCAGTTCTGTCAATTCACTCCAAAACATAGTGATCTGATCAGTCGTCTACAGTCAGTGAGGCATAAGGAGGTGAGCTGTGACTACAGAGTGAGCTCAGGACCTAACTCTCTCTCACCACGCAGTGATGGGTACAGCTTTGCAC ATCTGGTGGGAGTTCACATCAGTGATCCAACAACTATACAGACACCTTCTATAGCAG TGAGTTTGACTCCAGGTCCTAGATCTACTTTGCCGCCCAGCACGACAGTGAGTCCTACAGAAG acaccacagtgaCAACAACCA GGCCGACTGTTTGCTGTACTTTGACCACTGACACCCCAGCGAGTCCAACTGAAA GAGGTCAAAGCTCCACAGAAAGTGAAGTGGAATCAAACAGTCAAGAAAGCATTCTGG TGGGGCAATTATGGCAGGCAGTATTGGGTGTGGCTTCTGGAGTGGGCGTGTTCCTGGTAGGATTGACAGCTATCTGTCTCTGCAGGAGGACCAGTGAGTACATTTGA